The genomic stretch CGAAGCAGTGCGGCCACCCGCATATTCTCCAGATAATCCGCCCCCATATAGACCAGCGCCAGCGCGCCCAGCACCATCTGCGCCAAGCCGTTGAACCGCACCCGGAACACCACCAGCAGCACCGCAGTCAGCAACGCCGGAAACACCGTGTCCAACATACGCTGGCGGCCCAGATACACGTCGATCCCGCCGGTTTCGCGCAAGGCCGCGATATAGCCGCGTGCATAGTCCAGATCATAGCCAAACACCCGCGCGTCAAACACCGCCCACTGGGGCGCCGGCGACAGGCTGCGGGTCGAGGTCCAGACCATTGCCGCAAACAGCAACATCGTGACCCACAGCAACGGGCCAAACCAGCGGGGCAGCGGCTCAGGCATTATCGCGCGTGATGTTGGCACCCAACCCGCCCATCAGCGGTTCAAAAATCGGGAAAGACGTGGCAATCGGCCCGCCATCATCCACTGACACGGGGTGTTGGGTGGCCATGCCCAGCACCATGAACGACATGGCAATGCGGTGATCCAGATGGCTGGCACAGGTCGCCCCGCCCGGCACGTTGCCATGGCCCAAGCCGGTGACGGTCCACCAGTCGGAGCCATCTTCGACGGTGATCCCGTTGGCGATCAGGCCGACTTTCATCGCGTCGATCCGGTCGCTTTCCTTGACGCGCAATTCCTTGACGCCGGGCATATGCGTCTTGCCGGTGGCAAAGGCCGCGACGACAGACAGCACCGGATATTCGTCAATCATGCTGGCGGCACGTTCGGCAGGCACTTCGATGCCATGCAAGTCGGGCGAAAACCGCGCGCGCAGATCCGCCACGGGTTCGCCGCCCTCTTCGCGTTCGTTTTCATAGGTCAGGTCCGCGCCCATTTCACGCAGGGTGGTGAACAGCCCTGCCCGCGTCGGGTTCAGACCGATGTTTGGCACCAGCACATCCGATCCGGGCACGATCAACGCCGCACAGACCGGAAAGGCCGCCGAAGACGGATCCCGTGGCACGTCGATGTGCTGCGCTTTCAACTCGGGCTGGCCGGTCAGGGTGATCACACGGCCCTCGTCCGTCACTTCGGTGGTGATTTCAGCGCCAAAGCCCGCCAGCATCCGCTCGGTGTGGTCGCGGGTGGCTTCGGTCTCGATCACCACGGTTTTGCCCGGGGCGTTCAGCCCTGCCAGCAACACCGCCGATTTCACCTGTGCCGACGGCACGGGTACGACGTAACGCACGGGCACGGGTTCGGCGGCACCCACGATGGTCATTGGCAAGCGCCCGCCCGAACGGCCCACCGATTGCGTGCCGAACAGGGCCAGCGGATCGGTCACACGCGCCATCGGACGGCCGTTCAGGCTGGCATCACCCGTAAAGGTCACCGAGATCGGCGAGGTTGCCATGCACCCCATGATCAGCCGCACACCGGTGCCCGAGTTGCCGCAGTCGATCACCTGATCCGGCTCGGCAAAGCCGCCGACACCGACGCCATGCACCGACCAGTTGCCATTGCCCTGATCTGTCACTTCGGCCCCGAATGCACGCATGGCCTTGGCCGTGTCCAGCACGTCCTCGCCCTCCAGCAGGCCCGAAATCGTGGTTTTGCCGATGCACATCGCGCCCAGTATCAGCGAGCGGTGCGAGATCGACTTGTCACCCGGCACCTGCGCCGTTCCGGTCAGCGCACCACAGGCACGCGAGGTCATTGGGATGGGGGTACCGTGGCTGGACATGGCAATTCCTTGGTTTCGTGTTCGCGCCAAGTCTTAGCCGCTCGTTTCCGCGACGTCCATGCACGGAACATGCCCCTTCGGCGGCGCGAAGGATTCAGGCTATGGCCGCGGGCACGGTGGCTTTGGCATGCTGGAATTCACCAACGCCAAGGCTGTCCTGATCATGGATGCGTAAACGCCGCCTGCAACGGCTTCGGGGGGGGCGCCGTCCCCCGATCCCTACGTTTTTCGAAACGTCAGATAATGCGGCACGCGCCCCTCGCGCAGAGCCTTCTTCTCGTAGCGTGTCGAAATCCAGTCGTCCCATGCCACGCGCCAGTCCTGCGGCCCCTCGGCCAGCCAGTCAAACCCGTGCCCCGGCACCTGCTCCAGCGTTTGCCGGACATAGTCGGGAATATCCGTCGCCACCCGAAAGATCGCGCCGGGTTTCAGCACGCGCACCAGCGGTTCCAGATGCTCGGGCGTGACGAACCGGCGCCGGTGATGCCGCGCCTTGGGCCAGGGGTCGGGGTACAGCAGGAACGCACGGTCAATCGACGCCTCGGGCAGCACGTCGAACATATCGCGCACGTCCCCCGGATAGACCGCCAGATTGTCGACCTTGGCCTTGCGGAACTTGCCCAGCAACATCGCAACACCGTTGATGTAGGGTTCGCAGCCGATGATCCCCACCTCGGGGTTCGCGGCGGCCTGGTGCACCATATGCTCACCCCCGCCAAAGCCGATTTCCAACCAGACAGGCTTGCCCCCGAACAGCCCCTGTAAATCCAGCGGCACGCGGTCGGGGTTCACGTCCCAGTCCACCGGCCCCGGGGACAGGGCGCTCAGGTTTTCTTCAAGATAACCTTCCTGGCTGGCCTTCAGGTGCTTGCCCTTGCGGCGGCCATAAAAGTTGCGGTGGGGGCGTGTTGGCGTGTTCATGGCGGCGGTTTAGCGCCAAGTTTCGAAATGCGCAACGCAACGTATCGCTTCCCTGCCCCGCCTGTCCTGCTAGCCTGTCCGGCAGAAAAGGGAGACCACCATGAGCCATGTCCACGTCGTTGCCGTCATCACTGCCACCCCCGGGCAGCGCGCAGAATTGCTGGAGAAATTCAACGCCAACGTTCCGGCTGTCCATGCCGAAGACGGCTGCATCAGTTACCGCGCCGTTACCGACACCCCCGATGTGGGGCCCTTCCAGACCCCCATCGGTGACGATACCTTTATGGTGATCGAGGAATGGGCCAGCCTTGATGCGTTGATGGCCCACGCCGTCGCACCCCATATGAAAGCCTATGGAAAAGCAACCAAAGACATGATTGCCGACCGCAAAATCCACGTCCTCAGCCCCAGCTGAACAAAAAGAGGCGGCGCCTTGACCGGCACCGCCCCAATTCTTTTGGCCCCAAATATCCCGGGGGAGCGCCAAAGGCGCGGGGGCAGCGCCCCCTTAAACAGCCGCTTTCAAAGCCGCCACCAGATCGGTGTTTTCCCAGCTGAACCCGCCATCCGCATCCGGCGCGCGGCCAAAGTGGCCATAGGCCGCCGTGCGCTGATAAATCGGCTTGTTCAGGCTCAGATGTTCCCGAATCCCGCGCGGAGTCAGGTCCATGACCTTTTCGATGGCCGCTTCGATCGCCGCAGGCTTGACCGCGCCAGTGTCGAAAGTATCGCAATAGATCGACAGCGGTTTGCTGACGCCAATGGCATAGCTCAGCTGGATCGTGCATTTGTCCGCCAGCCCCGCAGCCACCACGTTCTTGGCCAGATAGCGCGCCGCATAGGCCGCCGAACGGTCTACCTTGGTCGGGTCTTTCCCCGAAAACGCACCGCCGCCATGCGGCGCCGCACCGCCATAGGTGTCCACAATGATCTTGCGGCCGGTCAGGCCCGCGTCACCATCGGGGCCGCCGATCACGAACTTGCCCGTTGGGTTGACGTGCCATTTCGTTTCTGCGGTCAGCCAGCCGTCGGGCAGCACTTCGGTGATGTAGGGTTCGACAATCGCGCGGATGTCGGCGCTGGTCAGGTTGGGGTCCAGATGTTGTGTGGACAGCACCAGCGAAGACACGCCCACCGGCTTGCCGTTTTCATAGCGCACCGACAGCTGGCTTTTGGCGTCGGGGCCAAGGGCCGGCTCGGTGCCGTTCTTGCGCACTTCGGCCAGACGTCGCAGGATCGCATGGGCGTATTGGATCGGGGCGGGCATCAGCGCGTCGGTTTCGTTGGTGGCAAAGCCGAACATGATCCCCTGATCGCCTGCGCCCTCTTCCTTGTCCGTGGCCGCATTCACCCCTTGGGCGATATGTGCGGACTGTTCGTGCAGCAGGTTGGTGATTTCGCAGGTTTTCCAGTGGAACTTGTCCTGCTCGTAACCGATATCGCGAATGCAATCGCGCGCAAT from Pseudosulfitobacter sp. DSM 107133 encodes the following:
- the aroA gene encoding 3-phosphoshikimate 1-carboxyvinyltransferase, with protein sequence MSSHGTPIPMTSRACGALTGTAQVPGDKSISHRSLILGAMCIGKTTISGLLEGEDVLDTAKAMRAFGAEVTDQGNGNWSVHGVGVGGFAEPDQVIDCGNSGTGVRLIMGCMATSPISVTFTGDASLNGRPMARVTDPLALFGTQSVGRSGGRLPMTIVGAAEPVPVRYVVPVPSAQVKSAVLLAGLNAPGKTVVIETEATRDHTERMLAGFGAEITTEVTDEGRVITLTGQPELKAQHIDVPRDPSSAAFPVCAALIVPGSDVLVPNIGLNPTRAGLFTTLREMGADLTYENEREEGGEPVADLRARFSPDLHGIEVPAERAASMIDEYPVLSVVAAFATGKTHMPGVKELRVKESDRIDAMKVGLIANGITVEDGSDWWTVTGLGHGNVPGGATCASHLDHRIAMSFMVLGMATQHPVSVDDGGPIATSFPIFEPLMGGLGANITRDNA
- a CDS encoding tRNA (guanine(46)-N(7))-methyltransferase TrmB yields the protein MNTPTRPHRNFYGRRKGKHLKASQEGYLEENLSALSPGPVDWDVNPDRVPLDLQGLFGGKPVWLEIGFGGGEHMVHQAAANPEVGIIGCEPYINGVAMLLGKFRKAKVDNLAVYPGDVRDMFDVLPEASIDRAFLLYPDPWPKARHHRRRFVTPEHLEPLVRVLKPGAIFRVATDIPDYVRQTLEQVPGHGFDWLAEGPQDWRVAWDDWISTRYEKKALREGRVPHYLTFRKT
- a CDS encoding putative quinol monooxygenase, translating into MSHVHVVAVITATPGQRAELLEKFNANVPAVHAEDGCISYRAVTDTPDVGPFQTPIGDDTFMVIEEWASLDALMAHAVAPHMKAYGKATKDMIADRKIHVLSPS
- the metK gene encoding methionine adenosyltransferase, with the translated sequence MSRNNYTFTSESVSEGHPDKVCDRISDAVLDALLSEEPEARVACETFATTNRVVIGGEIGLSDQDKLHEYMERIEDIARDCIRDIGYEQDKFHWKTCEITNLLHEQSAHIAQGVNAATDKEEGAGDQGIMFGFATNETDALMPAPIQYAHAILRRLAEVRKNGTEPALGPDAKSQLSVRYENGKPVGVSSLVLSTQHLDPNLTSADIRAIVEPYITEVLPDGWLTAETKWHVNPTGKFVIGGPDGDAGLTGRKIIVDTYGGAAPHGGGAFSGKDPTKVDRSAAYAARYLAKNVVAAGLADKCTIQLSYAIGVSKPLSIYCDTFDTGAVKPAAIEAAIEKVMDLTPRGIREHLSLNKPIYQRTAAYGHFGRAPDADGGFSWENTDLVAALKAAV